A window from Synechococcus sp. RSCCF101 encodes these proteins:
- the sodX gene encoding nickel-type superoxide dismutase maturation protease, giving the protein MPGSGTPPRAGTGHLLSVLIGRRDQCRVEGDSMLPALADGDRVIVRRWSPVPSSERRDLEPLVGAIVVLQHPLEPGTRLVKRVRSVCGAALDVRGDNASASRDSRQFGLVSAAALQGVVEAVLPRRALRAGRPPGS; this is encoded by the coding sequence ATGCCCGGCTCCGGCACCCCTCCCCGCGCCGGAACCGGGCATCTGCTTTCTGTTCTGATCGGGCGGCGCGATCAGTGCCGTGTGGAGGGGGATTCCATGCTGCCGGCCCTTGCCGACGGCGATCGGGTGATCGTCAGGCGTTGGTCACCGGTCCCGAGCTCAGAGCGGCGCGATCTGGAGCCGCTGGTGGGCGCAATCGTGGTGCTGCAGCATCCGCTCGAGCCCGGCACCCGTCTGGTGAAACGGGTGCGGTCCGTATGCGGGGCGGCGCTGGATGTGCGCGGTGACAATGCAAGCGCCAGCCGGGACAGCCGCCAGTTCGGGCTGGTGTCCGCGGCTGCGCTGCAGGGAGTGGTGGAGGCGGTGCTTCCCCGGCGGGCGCTCCGGGCCGGGCGCCCGCCGGGGAGCTGA
- the sodN gene encoding superoxide dismutase, Ni, with amino-acid sequence MLRSALSAILRRRPAAPVQAHCDGPCGVYDPASARVAAEAVLSMTKKLLAMTPPDGADAAAWATYNNTFSRFVAVKEEQAQLTKKELLILWTDYFKPEHLATFPDLHDTFWKAAKLCSACKVSIDQAKAEELMKAVEAIHTMFWTSKGRSDAWVTAS; translated from the coding sequence ATGTTGCGTTCGGCACTCTCCGCCATCCTTCGCCGTCGTCCCGCCGCTCCGGTGCAGGCCCACTGCGATGGCCCCTGCGGCGTGTATGACCCGGCCTCGGCCCGCGTGGCCGCCGAAGCCGTGCTCTCGATGACCAAGAAGCTCCTGGCCATGACCCCGCCGGACGGGGCCGATGCCGCAGCCTGGGCCACCTACAACAACACCTTCTCCCGTTTCGTGGCGGTGAAGGAGGAGCAGGCCCAGCTCACGAAGAAGGAGCTCCTGATCCTCTGGACCGACTACTTCAAGCCCGAGCACCTCGCCACCTTCCCCGACCTGCACGACACCTTCTGGAAGGCCGCCAAACTCTGCAGTGCCTGCAAGGTCAGCATCGATCAGGCCAAGGCCGAGGAGCTGATGAAAGCCGTGGAGGCCATCCACACCATGTTCTGGACCAGCAAGGGTCGTTCCGACGCCTGGGTCACCGCCAGCTGA